In a genomic window of Myxococcaceae bacterium JPH2:
- the hisH gene encoding imidazole glycerol phosphate synthase subunit HisH — protein MRVTVFDYGAGNLHSLTKALALVEGAEVRVQDDALRALDTDVLVLPGVGAFGSAAARLEPGRARMRQALDEGLPCLGICLGMQLLFEESEEGAGAGLGYFRGRVTRLMARRVPQMGWNTVRDDPVVESSRLSHVYYANSFACRASDPREVTGWTTHEGDTFPASVRRGRVLGVQFHPEKSSLAGVHFLRTLLTEWMS, from the coding sequence ATGCGAGTGACGGTCTTCGACTACGGCGCGGGCAATCTGCACTCGCTCACCAAGGCGCTCGCGCTCGTGGAGGGCGCGGAGGTGCGTGTCCAGGACGATGCCCTGCGTGCGCTCGACACCGACGTGCTCGTGTTGCCGGGCGTGGGAGCCTTTGGCTCGGCGGCGGCACGCCTCGAGCCGGGCCGCGCGCGAATGCGCCAAGCACTCGACGAGGGATTGCCGTGTCTGGGCATCTGCCTGGGCATGCAGCTCTTGTTCGAGGAGAGCGAGGAGGGGGCAGGTGCGGGCCTCGGCTACTTCCGAGGCCGGGTGACGCGGCTGATGGCGCGCCGGGTGCCACAGATGGGATGGAACACGGTGCGGGATGATCCCGTGGTCGAGTCGTCGCGGTTGAGTCACGTGTACTACGCGAACAGCTTCGCGTGCCGCGCCAGCGACCCGCGCGAAGTGACGGGGTGGACGACACACGAGGGGGACACGTTTCCTGCCTCGGTGCGGCGAGGCCGCGTGCTGGGCGTGCAGTTTCATCCAGAGAAGTCCTCGCTGGCGGGCGTGCACTTCCTGCGGACCCTCCTCACGGAGTGGATGTCATGA
- a CDS encoding 1-(5-phosphoribosyl)-5-[(5-phosphoribosylamino)methylideneamino] imidazole-4-carboxamide isomerase gives MRAIPAIDLREGACVQLVGGSYAEERVRVKDPLEALSRWRAHGFTAFHVVDLDAALGRGSNAAVIARLVAASPELEFSVGGGVRDSERVATLLQDGASTVVVGTRAIEDVAWLGDVASRFPGRVLVAADVKGREVVTRGWTEGSGQDIALVLGLCARLPLAGLLVTAVHKEGQMGGVDLALMREVVSRSPHPVVASGGVATLEDLRALDAAGVHGAVIGMALYTGRLDASAVAREFAE, from the coding sequence ATGAGGGCCATTCCCGCGATTGATCTGCGAGAAGGCGCGTGTGTCCAACTCGTCGGCGGCTCCTACGCCGAGGAGCGGGTTCGCGTGAAGGATCCGCTGGAGGCGCTGTCTCGCTGGCGAGCCCACGGCTTCACTGCCTTCCATGTGGTGGATCTCGACGCGGCGCTCGGGCGGGGCTCCAACGCGGCGGTCATCGCCCGACTCGTGGCGGCGTCTCCGGAACTGGAGTTCTCGGTGGGGGGCGGCGTGCGCGACAGCGAGCGCGTGGCGACACTGCTTCAGGACGGCGCCTCGACGGTGGTCGTCGGCACGCGCGCCATCGAGGACGTCGCGTGGCTGGGGGACGTGGCGTCTCGGTTCCCCGGTCGCGTGCTCGTGGCCGCCGACGTGAAGGGCCGCGAGGTGGTGACGCGCGGTTGGACGGAGGGCAGTGGCCAGGACATCGCCTTGGTTCTCGGGCTCTGCGCTCGGCTTCCCTTGGCGGGGTTGCTGGTGACGGCGGTGCACAAGGAAGGGCAGATGGGCGGCGTGGACCTCGCGCTGATGCGAGAGGTCGTGAGCAGGAGTCCGCACCCGGTCGTGGCCTCGGGAGGGGTGGCCACGCTGGAGGACCTTCGCGCGTTGGACGCGGCGGGAGTGCACGGCGCGGTCATCGGCATGGCGCTGTACACGGGACGGCTGGATGCGAGCGCGGTGGCTCGGGAGTTCGCGGAATGA